In Prochlorococcus marinus str. MIT 1214, one DNA window encodes the following:
- a CDS encoding sirohydrochlorin chelatase, whose translation MISSTSINYKFPSNIGIVLCGHGSRDPQAVEEFVNVVNRIKSRIPNVPVAFGFLEFNRPIINEALDQLKNMGVERVIALPAMLFAAGHTKNDIPAVLNKYSADNGLPIQYGRELGLNSLMIGAAGARLKEIIDSNPIFPISETLLVVAGRGSSDPDANSNVCKITRMLVEGFGFGWGETVFSGVTFPLVDPGLRHVLKLGFKRVILLPYFLFSGVLVSRVRDHSIRVANDNPDVQFLNASYLSDQDLVIDTFMERIHEVFNGENFMNCALCKYRSNLLGFESEVGYEQVSHHQHVEGCLDIPLESKSHEHSHEHIPYPHAEHPLGPVTLRSSKKS comes from the coding sequence TTGATTTCTTCGACTTCAATTAATTATAAATTTCCATCAAATATTGGAATTGTTTTATGTGGCCATGGGAGTAGAGATCCTCAAGCAGTAGAGGAGTTTGTAAATGTAGTCAATAGGATAAAATCCAGAATACCTAATGTTCCAGTTGCATTCGGATTCCTAGAATTCAACCGACCAATAATCAATGAGGCCTTAGATCAACTTAAAAATATGGGAGTAGAGAGAGTAATTGCTCTACCAGCTATGTTATTTGCTGCGGGACATACTAAAAATGATATACCTGCTGTTTTGAATAAATATTCTGCTGATAATGGACTTCCAATTCAATATGGCAGAGAGCTTGGTCTGAATTCTTTGATGATTGGAGCAGCAGGAGCAAGACTCAAAGAAATAATTGATAGTAATCCAATATTTCCTATTTCTGAAACATTACTAGTAGTAGCAGGAAGGGGATCATCAGATCCAGATGCTAATTCAAATGTTTGTAAGATTACAAGGATGCTTGTTGAGGGATTTGGATTTGGATGGGGAGAAACCGTTTTTTCAGGAGTAACTTTCCCCCTTGTTGATCCTGGTTTGAGGCATGTTCTCAAATTAGGTTTTAAAAGAGTAATTTTATTGCCTTATTTTCTTTTTTCTGGAGTTTTGGTAAGTCGTGTTAGAGATCATTCTATTAGGGTTGCAAATGATAATCCTGATGTGCAGTTTTTAAACGCAAGTTACCTATCAGACCAAGATTTAGTTATTGATACTTTTATGGAAAGAATTCATGAGGTTTTTAATGGAGAGAATTTTATGAATTGCGCTTTATGTAAATATCGCTCTAATCTATTAGGTTTTGAAAGTGAGGTTGGATATGAACAGGTCAGTCACCATCAGCATGTTGAAGGTTGTCTAGACATTCCACTAGAAAGTAAATCGCATGAACATTCTCATGAACATATTCCTTATCCACATGCTGAGCATCCTTTAGGTCCTGTCACGCTTCGCTCTTCAAAGAAAAGCTAA
- a CDS encoding DUF2811 domain-containing protein, with the protein MEFNQIETRTDEMKSDEVRCFENDLELISISLEAEVPEALYAGMKDFISGNNKWDQSKLISSAIANFLFQNGSDDRAVTEKYLNDIFNL; encoded by the coding sequence ATGGAGTTTAATCAAATTGAAACTCGTACTGATGAGATGAAAAGTGATGAGGTTAGATGTTTTGAGAATGACTTGGAACTTATCTCTATTAGCCTAGAAGCTGAAGTGCCTGAAGCTCTTTATGCAGGTATGAAGGATTTTATAAGTGGAAATAATAAGTGGGATCAATCCAAGCTTATTAGCTCTGCTATTGCAAATTTTCTTTTTCAAAACGGTTCTGATGATAGAGCAGTAACTGAGAAATACTTAAATGATATTTTCAACCTTTAA